The genomic window CAATACTAATTTATCGTTTTTCATTTATACCAAAATCATTTCTTTTAAAACGGGAAAATAATCAAAAAATACGCTAACTTTACAACAAATTACTAACATAAAGTTTCTCTATGCGTATCACCACTTTACTTGCCTTATTAAGCCTTTTATTTACCTTGCCATTTGAACTAAGCGCAAATACGCAAAGTGTTAAAACACTCACCATTTATCATGACTCTGACTATTCAAACCATAACGAATCTGCTTATGCGATGAAAATGGGGGCACTTACTGCGCTTGCTGAAGTTGATTATAGTGCCCAAAACTACCAAATAAATATTGTCGAAAAAGATAACAGAGGTAACTCTAATCGCAGCTTATTACATATGCGACAATTTTTAAAAGACCCAAATGCGCTGGTTTTTTTAGGCGGATTGCATTCACCACCTTATATTAAAAATAGAGATTTTATAAATAAAAACGAACTGTTACTTTTGGTGCCATGGGCAGCAGGTGGGCCTATTACACGCTACCCAAGCGATAAAAACTGGGTATTTAGACTCTCTGTTGACGATACAAAAGCAGGATACAGAATGGTCCAATATGCAACCAACACCTTAAACTGCAAAAACCCACAACTATTATTAGAAAATACGCCATGGGGGAAATCTAACTACAACTCAATAATAAAAGCAATTGGAGACAAAGACACTAAAGTAGATTGGTTTAACTGGAACACTAAAATAAACAGTGCAAAAATAATTTTACGCAAAATAATAAATGATCAAGCAGATTGTATTTTGTTTGTTGGCAATGCAATTGAAGGCGCTGAAATAATTCGTGCTATGGAGAGCTTTGAAGCAAGTGAACGCCTACCCATTGTCAGCCACTGGGGGATTACGGGTGGGGATTTTTTTAGTAAAGTAAAAACAGCCTTGCAGTCAAATCTAAACTTACACTTTATTCAAAGCTGCTTTTCTTTTTTAAAAAAACCGCAAGCAACGCTTACAAAACATGTACAAGAGCAAGCAACGCTTTTATCTGTTTCTTTAGAAGAACTAGCTGCACCCGCTGGGTTTATACATGCATATGATTTAACAAAAATACTTCTTCAAGCTATTTCGCAAATCACTCTTACGGATAATGTCAGTAATAATAGAGCAAACATAAAAGTAGCATTAGAGAATATAAACAAACCTGTAAATGGTTTAATTAAAGAATATAAACAGCCTTTTAGTACTTGGACTACAAGCAATACTGATGCCCATGAGGCGCTAGGAGTTGATGATTTATGTATGGCCAATTATAAAACCGATGGCAGCATATATGTGATAAAAAATAACTAAAGGAAGAGGTATAACGACATATGCTTAGCAAATTTAGTAAAAAAATTAAGCTTAATACTAATTATGCTTTTTATACTTTTTTGGCTTTAAGTCTTTTATTTTCAATAGGTATAAGCCTTGTACTTGTTGGTAGCCGCGCTGAGGATACAATTCGAAACTTACAAAGTGAAAGTATTGAAATGGAGTCAGAGCTTACAACGAGCTACTTAACACTCTTTATTGAAACAAGAGAGCAAATTCTTAAAGATCTGGCCAAGCAACCAATACTTACAACGTCAACTATGGGCTCAGAGACATCAAAAGCGATCATGCTGGATTATTTATTTGAGTATAAAATTTTAGGTAAAATAGAAAGCATTGCTATTGTTAATATACTTCAGGAAGTTGTTTACAGTAATG from Pseudoalteromonas aliena SW19 includes these protein-coding regions:
- a CDS encoding ABC transporter substrate-binding protein: MRITTLLALLSLLFTLPFELSANTQSVKTLTIYHDSDYSNHNESAYAMKMGALTALAEVDYSAQNYQINIVEKDNRGNSNRSLLHMRQFLKDPNALVFLGGLHSPPYIKNRDFINKNELLLLVPWAAGGPITRYPSDKNWVFRLSVDDTKAGYRMVQYATNTLNCKNPQLLLENTPWGKSNYNSIIKAIGDKDTKVDWFNWNTKINSAKIILRKIINDQADCILFVGNAIEGAEIIRAMESFEASERLPIVSHWGITGGDFFSKVKTALQSNLNLHFIQSCFSFLKKPQATLTKHVQEQATLLSVSLEELAAPAGFIHAYDLTKILLQAISQITLTDNVSNNRANIKVALENINKPVNGLIKEYKQPFSTWTTSNTDAHEALGVDDLCMANYKTDGSIYVIKNN